The following proteins are encoded in a genomic region of Brachypodium distachyon strain Bd21 chromosome 1, Brachypodium_distachyon_v3.0, whole genome shotgun sequence:
- the LOC100839890 gene encoding mavicyanin, with protein MGAARRGSAMAVAALVAAAMWAGMAAAASYEVGDKLGWTIMGNPNYGAWANSKKFHVGDTIVFTYNKQFHNVMAVSKADYKNCDVTKPMATWSTGKDSVVLNTTGTHYYLCGYPGHCGMGQKVAVHVSAASSDAPSAAPSMAPAPASSSGSGGSTAGRAAAAAPSPNKNAAPSTVGCSVALTAAASVLSVAAAGLNLL; from the exons ATGGGCGCTGCGAGGAGGGGTTCGGCCatggccgtggcggcgctggtggcggcggcgatgtgggccgggatggcggcggcggcctcgtaCGAGGTGGGCGACAAGCTCGGGTGGACCATCATGGGCAACCCCAACTACGGCGCCTGGGCCAACTCCAAGAAGTTCCACGTCGGCGACACCAtcg TGTTCACGTACAACAAGCAGTTCCACAACGTGATGGCGGTGAGCAAGGCGGACTACAAGAACTGCGACGTGACGAAGCCGATGGCCACCTGGTCCACGGGCAAGGACTCCGTCGTCCTCAACACCACCGGCACCCACTACTACCTCTGCGGCTACCCGGGCCACTGCGGCATGGGGCAGAAGGTCGCCGTCCACGtgtccgccgcctcctctgaCGCCCCTTCCGCGGCACCCTCCAtggcgcccgcgccggcatcctcctccggctccggcggtagcaccgccggccgcgccgccgccgccgcgccttcGCCGAACAAAAACGCCGCGCCGTCGACCGTCGGATGCTCCGTCGCCctgaccgccgccgcgtccgtgctctccgtcgccgccgccggcctcaaCCTCCTGTAG